A window from Pararge aegeria chromosome 6, ilParAegt1.1, whole genome shotgun sequence encodes these proteins:
- the LOC120624742 gene encoding 40S ribosomal protein S15Aa codes for MVRMNVLSDALKSIHNAEKRGKRQVLIRPCSKVIVKFLTVMMKHGYIGEFEIVDDHRAGKIVVNLTGRLNKCGVISPRFDVPINDIERWTNLLPSRQFGYLVLTTSGGIMDHEEARRKHLGGKILGFFF; via the exons ATGGTGCGTATGAACGTATTGAGTGATGCTCTTAAATCTATACATAATGCCGAAAAAAGAGGCAAAAGGCAAGTGCTCATCCGGCCTTGTTCAAAAGTGATCGTCAAGTTTCTAACCGTGATGATGAAGCATGGATACATCGGTGAATTTGAAATAGTAGATGATCACAGAGCGGGCAAAATAGTGGTAAACCTCACAGGAAGACTTAATAAATGTGGTGTTATCTCGCCCAGATTTGACGTACCCATTAATGATATTGAAAGGTGGACCAACCTTCTCCCATCCCGGCAATTTGG ATACCTCGTCCTGACAACCAGTGGAGGTATTATGGATCATGAAGAAGCCAGAAGGAAACATCTCGGAGGAAAGATATTAGGTTTCTTTTTCTAA